cgaactcacactctgctgaacagaagcaccagagcttgagttcggtgctcttatccactcggccacgaccaTTAATTAGTCAAGTGCAACTGGGATCcaggaatacatgtacataatgcaGTGGGATAGAGATCACTCTGTATACTTAAATCAGTTAATCAGAATTTGAATTTCCATTTACTGCGTTCACTCATAAGTCGCTAAGTGAGACCAGACGTCGATTTGaccaaactcttccaaacttaggattaaacttaggacttaggacgagttaagttcgtATCCATTCACGTTAGGAGGCACTGACTCGatatgattaatcctagcgtttcgtgaaatcagctgatGCTCCATTTGAGTGGGATAGAGATCTAATTTCCACTGAGTGAGATAGACATCTTGATCTCACTATCATGCAGTGTCTATGAGAGTACTTTTGAGTTGTTTGCTCGCTTTTAATCTACATTACTTacgcttttaaaaacaaaaatagttttgaaTTCAAAGAGGGAATGATGATTTCCTCCTTATTTCTGAGAACACCGTCCACAATCTCTTCAGCTACATCATCAGCATCCATCAATTTTCCTCCAGTTGCCCTGGGAGAgaacaaaccataaaaaaaaccttttaaaattttgttttgttgcgtCCAGTCATCCTATCCTATCGGGCCAAGTTTTAATTTCATCTTATGATGTTAAAAGCCAAACTTCAAGACGTTTCTAAAAGTATCTTTGATGTTAAAAGCCAAACTtcaagacattttaaaaagtattttgaacGTTCCAGTTCAAAGTTATTATCTTCTGTTTCTTTTCATCAATTCtgactttttttaaactttcaacTCATGATTTGAAAAGAGGAGTTTATTTATACACTTCATTTCGTACCGATATAAATTCCTCAAGTTAAAACATCACATCATTTTATGGTTCAAGTGATCCATCAGCCACCACCCTTATGGTATACAATTTTACAGAGGAGTAGCCAAGACTTTTTCCAGGGGAGGGGGGCATTGCTCTAAGTGGGAGGGGGGCAGGGGGAATGGGTTTGTCAGTGGCTTGGGGCTTTTATTTTGGAAGGGGTACGCTGCAGGGGGGTTGCCCCCCGCAGCATttttacatcttttttttttgccatgttAGCAACCAAGTGTTTTGCCATTGCCTATGTATAGGCACATTTGGCACATTTGgggcatttttttatttatttttaatttttttttgggggggtacTTTTTCTCTTTTATATCTCGACCCAATTTACAGCACATTAAGTTCGTCTATCTGAAGCCAAAAAGTATTTGGGGGAACCTTGAATCACTCCTGACCTATTTGGTTTGgcacgactctggagcgcctgtctgaaccgGGTGTTTGTCGTACATGGTAACACCGTAAAACTTCTCTTTACCTATCCCATACACTGTGTATCATCCCAGTGTTGATGAACATCGGACACACCAACGTTGTCAAGATTCCCGGCGATCGGTAAACCTGATTGATTTCGTCCGTCAGAGATTCGTGGAGACCAATCACTGCAAACTTCGAAGCGCTGTAATCAGAGAGACGGTGGACTCCATGTCTGCCAGCCATTGAAGAAATGCTGACGATATGACCAGAGTTTGCCTCAAGCATTGCTGGTAAGAAACTTCGGATAGTCTATTTGGACGAAAGAATCAAAAGTAAATTTATGGAGGTGGAAACacacagagctcaagcacttcAAGAAcaaataagttttacagagtttcttactttattacgacttttaaccaaaaaggtatttatgaatgggagttgccgtgtgataaaggtcCTCGCTTTCGGcacgggcctttatcacacggcaatttgaccctgcctgttttaaacggccatgaAACTAGTCTCTACACATTTATTCGCGTAATAAAGGATTGCTTTGCTTGAGAATACTTACCCAGAATTGTGCCATGAGGTTGATGTTGATGGTTTGCTTGATATTCTGTTCAGATAGATTGAGGATATCTTCCCCTACCAGCACTCCGGCGTTATTTATCAACATGTAGACTCTGCCTAAATCCTGGATGACTCGTTCAGCCGTTTCTGAGACTGCATCAGGGGAGGAACAGTCAACAGTGTAAGCAAACGCCTGAGCCCCAAGCTCACGAACCTGCAAGAGAAAGGGGAGAGGGGAATTGGAAAACAAACATATATTTATATGACTTTTCAAAAGTTAGTTTTCAAAAACAGAATTATCACTGGCGGGGCTGATACATGTGTGTTTGTTGGCAACAAAATTGGCTCCACCCCCTGGGTCATTcatgtcattgcctcggtgcccttgaaatgctctgacagtagaaatttacaatatcctcatagggtgccctttaccaaggagaaagagGTTGGTCATTTCTATCTTTGTAGTTTAATCAGGAATAAAATTGTCGGTCTTGGCCAGCCAGTTgggtatttttcttcttctttaaaggcagtggacactattggtaattactcaaaataattattagcataaaacctttcttggtgacgagtaatggggagaggttgatggtataaaacattgtgagaaacggctccctctgaagtgccatagtttctgagaaagaagtaattttccttgaatttgatttcgagacctcaagtttagaacttgaggtctcgaaatcaaccatctaaatgcacacaacttcaggtgacaagggtgtttttttctttcattattatctcgcaagttcgatgaccgattgagcttaaattttcacaggtttgttattttatgcatatgttgagatacaccaactgtgaaggctagtctttgacaattaccaatagtgtctactg
Above is a genomic segment from Asterias rubens chromosome 10, eAstRub1.3, whole genome shotgun sequence containing:
- the LOC117295240 gene encoding 17-beta-hydroxysteroid dehydrogenase 13-like — protein: MSVFKGISEACIVLGTLLFSFVEVFYRLLVPRSRKSIAGSSVLITGAGHGIGKCMALRFAREKAVLVLWDINQANNEKTAREVRELGAQAFAYTVDCSSPDAVSETAERVIQDLGRVYMLINNAGVLVGEDILNLSEQNIKQTININLMAQFWTIRSFLPAMLEANSGHIVSISSMAGRHGVHRLSDYSASKFAVIGLHESLTDEINQVYRSPGILTTLVCPMFINTGMIHSVWDRATGGKLMDADDVAEEIVDGVLRNKEEIIIPSLNSKLFLFLKAVLPTRGFRALDSFLQVRIPSQASQK